The following nucleotide sequence is from Nothobranchius furzeri strain GRZ-AD chromosome 11, NfurGRZ-RIMD1, whole genome shotgun sequence.
AAATCTTTAGAGCGCAGCAGCGATAAGAAGAGGGTATTGTTAGCTCACAGAAGAAAGAAATTGAggacattaaaatattaaattatttTAAAGGCTCCTTTTTTCACATTAGGGGGCTGCGCAGCTGGCGAAGGAAGTGAGCGAGAGGCTggaggaggcagaggagaagTGCAAAGACTCCCTGCAGTCAGAGTGGGAGGAATGCAGACCTTGTCTGGAGGACGCATGCAAAACCTTCTACACCTCCACCTGCCGCAGGGGCTTTGCTTCCTTCAGCTCCAAGGTGTCAAAACTTTCTTCTAGCAAAAAGAGTTGGTCAGTTGTTTTTGgtccaaaaaaatatatatataaaatacacAGGATCCTTATAGTTTCCATTTAAATCACACTAAAGTCTGGAAATGGGCAACAAAAAAGTATTtaacaggaaaaaaaaagttaaattaaAATATGTTGCCCTTGGAATGCTGATTACATCAAAGCAACCACAGGGAACATTAAAAACTAAGCATGTACAGGTTGAAAATCTGTGCATCTTTTGTttcagtttattgtttttgaaatGAGTGAAACTCTGAAAAAgactttttaatgattttttaaaagTTCTTCAttcaggctgaatatgaaaatagtctcctacacctacctcctgcactaGATTCTGATAAAATAGATGGTGACACTCGAGGATTTGaaatctgacagatctacatcacactgtcacttgatattcatggactcacccatcctgactaatgatggggaaggctgttgttttggcATCCATAAAACGACAGATaacatctctgctagtagaagctacccGTTAGCTACACCACCACAGAAaaactccaggcttgtgttattgtggAGACAACACATCCATTCTGCAAGTCAGCAGTAGTCACgcagctgttatccaatccaaaggaagatttccaaatatcaggaaataaaactcccaaatcctgccgtgttgtgTCACtgtcccaatctcaatactcgccctgcggacttcagcaaagtgcacttggagaaggtgagctgtaaggctttgagtgcgtagtacacaagtgtgcaaataattgcagaattgagacagggagcattgagtCATCGATCGCAacccatgccgggatgctggtcgctgtgatagtttttcaaaaacctttataaaacaatttttaaacaaacagccaaacagttgtttgaaataaatttacatttattgttcctttgtctaaaagttttctagcatcaactaatcatcctaaaattaactaattccattagaaaatacatattttcagacaaggaacttgagccttttctcctgcagtaaTGGCTTGTGGGCAACACCCTATCCTGAGGTCCGCAtcactgcggacttgggtgaagtgcagattaagggtgcaacggGGGTGTGGTCAACTTCTGTACTTTAGAATCGGGAAACTctacaccaggggtgtcaaactcaatattttttgaaaaagtgacagcaaatttgcacattttctttatcaacatatatgcaattttgaacctttaaatttggaaacaaacttatttctgcattaacactgaatgtggaataaccacattacacacaagcaagtcagttttaaataaaaggcatcagtggtattcattacttgtggtataatcagcatttttaaaatctattcaggatttatgttttcttgttgtttatccatttttcttattttttattcttttttctcctgtaataagtgtcatcgctgctgtgacgtctagctttccccactgaggaacaataaagggattttctattctattcatctatctgcagcctttccacttcctgtttactgtaggttaaatcttttctcacgggccaacaacaaaataaaaacatcattttatcttaaatgaaaatgcaacatctcacctgttaactttcatgttttggagcagaaaaagagcataaaaccaacatatttaaagctcagtttgctccactggtttactgtgatgctcacctgttccagccagatacctgcatcatggggctgatctgagctgaggaggagactcctgctgttttgttcatcttcatcataataacgacaacattagatgacaacaggcgctcacataggtttgtgctgatgaacatgtctgagcagcttgaccgcgttgttgtgtgtcggggaggaaaaacaaTGACTGCAACCACAGAgtaatgctggtttgagcgtgtcgctgttcgctggagttatatcagctctgtctggactttagttggaaaactttctctttcagtcgtgaacacattactgagcggctagaatctccgtttctgggcttcaacgtcagaaaacagctgagtgaactcggcgctgagtgagaggagtgtttatagttagtccgagacagcggagctgcagacaccggcagcaggcgctggaaaaaacacaaaggaggggacgcattggctccgcgctaacgccgcaaagcatcatgggagttgaagtccttgcggtaaaatcggccagcgggccagttttaatacattttttatatttatctcgcgggccacataaaaatgctccgcgggccttgtgtctgacacatgtgctctacacactcgcacccctggccgggaacgcgcaaatgaagggcgcaagtgcgagtattgggattgggcctatctCTGCTGCAGCACACTTATCCGTGCTGATCCAAGTGATCCTGGGCTTTGTTTGCCCCGAATAaggcctgcaaggcattcattcctaccagaggccTCTGCAAATGATTCAACGACTTTCCCATAACTTTAAATACTTTTGCTCATTTACATCTGctttttgattgttttatttgcattgatttaaaagaaattggcaattttaaatgttttatatagATTCTGTGTCTCTTCTAGATCtggtgaaaaaaaaataaagaacacCAGATTCCACTAACTGGCATCCCGTCTATCttgtaggtagaaaactttttccaAAGAGTCTCCCAGCGCTTTGGGCCCCGAGAGCCTCCAATGGCACCAGGGGACATCCTTGTAAACCAGGATGAAAGCCTTGATGACTCGGAGACGGATGTCGACCAAATTGAGGATTCCTTTAACCGGGTGACGAGCAAAGTGGGCTTTCTGGTGAACCGCAGCATCTCCTTGGCCTCCAAGATGAGCAACCAGCTCGATAAAGTCCTCCAGAGAGCCTTCCTGAACATTACTAATGTCCTGATCGAAGAAGCCACCTCTGAGCCCTTCTACCCCGCCAGGGACTCGGGCTTCCTGGAGGGAGTGGGtctggaggaggtgctggagtcTTTCTTTGACTTTGGGACGAGAGTGGTTGAGGAGTTTGGAGCTGTGGTCACCCAAGTGTTTGATGACCTCCATCAGGCAGTAAAGGAGAAGAAACAGAAAGGTAGCGAGATCCTCAAGAAACATTACAGCACCAGAGAATGcagctgttgtgtcctcgggcaagacaattatcccgccttgcctgctggtggtggtcagaggaaccggtggcgccggtGTTCAGCaggcttgcctctgtcagtgcgccccagggcagctgtggctacaccgtagctcatcaccaccagtgtgtgaatgtgtttgtgaatgggcaaatgactgtgttgtgaagcgccttgggggatggGGGGTTAGAACCCTGAGAAAGCGATATACAAATGAAGACCATTTAAAAAGTTAACAAATGAAACTAAAAAAGCACTAATCTAACTGCTATTTTGTGTTTCCTTGGTGCAGAGAAGGCAACATTTTCTCACTTCCTGCAGAACAGGAAGTTGTGCAGAGATCTTCGCAGGCAGACGTCAGAATGCTGGCAGCTTCAGGATAAGTGTGAGGCCTGCCAGGGGGCTCTGCTCACAGGTGAAGCGTGCTCTGATGAAATCAGAACTTTCTCACCCCGGAGCTcatcctgctccttgttcctagaGTGCCCCAGCGTCCGGGAGCTGCATCTGGAGTTGGATGAAATCTCCCAGCTGCTGGATGTGTCTAAAGAGCAGTATAACGAGATCTTGTCCATCGTCCAGCGCCACACTGATGAAACTGTCAAGTGGCTGAGCGACAAGGCAGCGGAGTACAGCTGGGTGGCTCAGGCTGTGAGCAACAGCAGCACTCCTCAAAACATCTTCCACATCACCACAGTGAGAAACTGGGAAGCAGAAGCAGACCAGGTGGGATGAGAACTTTAAACTTGAAAAACATGATTTTTACACTCTAGGTGGCGCCAGGGAGTCGTGATGAACCGAACATGTCTGCTACGGAGACCAGAGTGGAGGTGACGGTTCTGAACTCCCCTCCCCTCATACTCACTCTTCCTGGGGAGCTGGATCTGCAGGATCCAGCCTTCATCCACTACATCACACAGGAAGCTCTGGAGAAGTACAAGGAGATGGTCCAGTGAGTTTCATGGGCCAAATTTCATTTTCATCTGTCCTGGAAATAAGTCCATGTCTGCCACttagacattttttttttttgcttcttctaCAGGACCGAGGACAACTAAGCTTCATCTTCTTCAGCACTTTACGTGTGAACAGAACTAGTGTGCATTTAGTGAATCGCATTGTTAAGTCATTTCACAGTGGTTAGAAaatgtagcaaaaaaaaaaaaaaaaaacactgaacaaGGACATtaatttaaaatttattttattctattctgtACAAAATCATATTAGTTACCATTCTCAGTTCATTATTTATGTCCCCACTAGTTCCAAGTCTCCGTTTCCTGAAACAAACCGCTTAAAATAGACAGGCAGGgaaattttttttacacatttttcttCCCATAGTCTTAATTTTCAGGCTTAGAAAAAGAAAGAAGCGTGAAGAAACTGGAGGTACCTCTGAGAAATAATTTTTAATATTCTAGTTTCTACAACAGCCCTGCTTTAACCAGTGTGTATGATGTGCTTGTGTGGAAGCCTCGTCTACCAGAAGGTTCATTTTCTTGATAAACAGAAAagtaggaagaaaaaaaaagaaagtaggaagaaaaaaaaaaagaaactttttactgattaaaataaaaaatccaaATATGTTATAACTAAGATATTACTAGGCTTGACATTTAACTATGTGGGTGTGTGTAATTAAAAAGTTAATCCCTTCAGTTATGtaccaaaaataaactttttgtttgtttggctaaAGCACCCTCTTCTAAACTTTCATTAAGTTGATATAATAAACCTGCCATAGATTAAAATGCAATTTAAAGTCAAATTAAATAAAACAGTTAAAGCAAAATAAACCTTGTTTTTCATCGAAgtgaaggtgttaaaaaaacaatcaaaacatgtttttatcatTGATCACACTTGCTAAAAATACTCTCTTCATAAACTGTACATCTGCTCAGATCCCAGTACACTCTTGCATCCACACAGCTGACCTTTATTCGTTCACACACGCCTTTACAGCACGTACCTGACAAGTTTAACCACAGTTATCGGTCTCATAAACACACATCCTCATCCACCTACATCAAGCCAAACATATAAGAAAGGTCGAGATTCATATTAAGATTTGTTTGAACTAAAACCAAACATAAAAAGTGGGAAATTACAGGAAGGTGTGGAGTTTGTTTGAAAAGTTTAAGAAAAACTCTGCAAAAGTTAAATTTGAGGTCCCACTCTCTGATCACAGTGTTGAGGCTCTTAAGATACCAGCACCCATCTGCTCTCTTGGTCTGGAGGTGCACGCAGGACAAACATCTTCAACCACTGCCAAGTAGTTAAAAACTACACAGCCTCATTAAAATGTTCCACCTCCACTGATGTACCTTGATGAGTAAAGCGTTCATCATGGCTACTTTTAGATGATGTCTCCAGGCTGGTATTGTGGCTCTGTAGCTGTAAAGTAGTCTTCCAGGAAGGACTGGATGTATTCAAAGGTCGGTCTTTCGTCTGGCTCCTTCTTCCAACACTGTTGCATCAAGTCATGGAGAGACTCGGGGCACGCCGGGGGGCAGGGCATCCGGTAACCTCGCTCTACCTGCTCCAGTACCTCTCGGTTCACCATACCTTAACGAGAAAAAAACCCCCACTGATTTTAGTTGttagctaaatatttattcaGCTATGTTTActgaaaatatattttttctgCTACCAAGCATAGAAAAATGTTTCCTGATGACGGTAGCTCAGAATTGGGTGTAAAATCGATTTAAAGAGGTTAAAACTAACAGAAGTAGGGAAAAAGGTATTTGTAATGAAgacaaaaatgaaatgaaaaagtcATCTGCACATCATCTGACTGATGAGACCGGAGCTCCACAGGTGAGGGACTCAAACGTTTGTAGAAGAAATAGCCTGTACTTAATATAGCACCGTctatggttctacaaccccccaagatgctttataacacagccattcacccattcacaccctggtggtgatgagctacaatggagccacagctgccctgaggcgcgctGACAGAAGCGGGGCTGCTGAGAGATGGTATCagtggtctctccgaccaccaccagcaggcaaggagggttaagtgtcttgcccatagaCACAATGACTGCAATAGACtgaactcgaacctgcaaccctccagttatggGTCGGGCgcttaaaaagcaagtcaccccctaccagagtactactccactcccacttcctgtttgaaaaatgcaacaaatgctgttgcctagcagacagagagggcggagccgctaacaaacacaccacacacacacacacacgcgcacacacgcacgcgctcacaacgacattgcgaCATCAtactgtaccagctaacgttctaggggacctcttagccaatagcgatggcagatttcaattcaaatgcagtgcagagtttttaacaGCACAACGTCACAACACTTagacagaaaattaaaatttttactaaaatgcactaaagtgcctaaCTATTGATGAcacgtctgcagcacgattagacacgcatttatataccgtattttcacgaccatagggcgcacccTGTTATAGGGTGTAGCTTCAGTTaccggtgtctttttggtatttaacacataaaaggcgcaccgggttatagggcgcggtcacggtaaaacgtaccggtaaaacatctgtgcgggctcgggactcggaacatatcagtgcaaaccagacattgtgaaaattataaacagccaaaagcatgtttcactttactggtctagtcctggttcagacctggtttagagcgcacgtgcacttcctcattgcgtgcgctgacggctcgtgctcttctaatgggctcgacacgggaggcaacttcgcctctcctccattcattttcaatgagacatgcgcgacaaagcgataattgcaggtctccctcctactaaagccgggcgtacaccgggagtgctgcaggaggacacacagggatttatgggggttggatgaggaaaacgaaataaagaaagtaaatctgtgttttgtgatcagtttaatttgacatgaacacgacaaacacgctttcttgacaatctttgtgagtaaaaaaacgtgtagaaactaaaacgaacaacgtgtgttattagggaaatagcgggcgagcagtgttgatgcatgattgcgcatgcgccgtgagcggttctggtacgttttgggtcgcagctgctcgcagtgccgcttcaagcgctgatgtgctgtgttgaaattcagaatgtgtttaccggtagttggtggatttaaccacataaactttccacatgaacaaaaccatgtgtgtgtgttattaataggcttaagaaaatagtgtgatttaaattgtgttttattaactctctggggtccatggacgagtatacgcgtcttttgaacaggtctgatttgggacgctgtagcagcaagactccgcctccctgagtttcagtttcaattcagctttaaaaaggagattataaactacaccccagtttttaaattttgttaataggcaacgtaaaagcggagttgtgggctcgacacacgggaggcgacaaacgaccgcgatcagcgaaatttgtcgccgtcgcttttattacccgacacacgggaggcgatccgcggcagcgcgcatgtctcattgaaaatgaatggaggagaggcgatgttgcctcccgtgCGTCGAGCCcactatactaaactaaaaaaacgacctatttttagacaatctgacaacttgtcaaaacagcagtttagtaatccgtgagagggaatgtgcttgtgaacataaaaccccacaaaaacatgagatccttttgctgttggtggaagtctcacatattcagctgataaaaagtatcatcatgtagctgagagagagaggaaggctgcacgagtaacgagatgtgtgcaaaaaggagccgcttcgcggggaaagtaGTGgcacgaacggagtaacaacaggtaaacagatattgacggtaaacttcatattttggagcgatccggacagatatattgtctctgcagttttgtgggcttttaataggttttaataaaggatgatgagaaggataaatgtccaccaggcaattCAGATAgtatacggctgttttttgaactggaagcagagaaagtgggcggagactcacagccggagtctgaggcaaacagcgaggatgttgatgaagatgtggcagatccacaggtctgtcttcgctcacgtctgcacgttcacgccacgccccctggtcttctactacgttcgcgtctcacaacaacacaataggcacaTCGCACCATAcggcgcggcgtacattttggagaaaatttaagactttttggtgcgccttatggtcgtgaaaatacggtagtttatcggaaaaaaaagttgatttgggagtgacttgctctttaactcctcTGCTACTGTCACCCTTCAAGAAGAAGTTGGAGCATGAGACAAGTAAGCTAAAGCTTCGACACACACACTTCCAGTTAAAGAAACAAAGATCATTTAACATGAAACAGCCTGGTAAGTGTGTTAATCAATACCTTTTTTCTTACGAATCAGAACAGTTAACTTAAAAAAACATATCGGTCAGCCTTTAGTTTAAGGCCAGTTTTTCTAAGGCTGATTATcaaggcctgtgtgtgtgtatattagtgtgtgcatatatacacacacacacacacacattttagcagcacattgattgtgaaggacaactgaacactcactgcgtGCAACAAAAATTacgtacagtcaggtccataaatattgggacatcgacacaacaataacatttttggctctatacaccaccacacgtgggaggcacatatgcaaactgttgtaccgtattttctggactataagccgctactttttccccacgctttgaaccatgcagcttataatgaggtgcggctttactgaagattttccttcacctgccagggggcgctttagcagaaagtgaaacaggtggaagtcaaaagtggaaatcgaagaaagtgctccttctaatttagcacatgcaagcagccggcacgacgaagaatttttttcacatccataccccctcatcatggtaactacaagtATGAGATCATATGTTGCCGcaattaagttgaaggccatcgatctggccgtAAAGGAGGGAAACTGCTGCCGCACATAAGCTtgacatgaatgaatccatggttcggcgctggagacggcagcgggaagaactcattcaagccagcttctcctggggatgatgacagcaacacagacagcgacactgacattgccacagaaaaggtgtgtgacaaagctcttctaaggctgttcaactccgacactgaagaggacgactttaatggctttagtgcgcaagaggaagatgagagcgaatgactttttctggtaggcaagtgtgttttatttactaaccaggcatgttttatatgcagtttctttattttctaatcatccggggcttattaatgctgtgtcagcgctgttcttttcttctaaacatgcatgcaaattaccggtaataacgtgtcagttctgtttttatttcata
It contains:
- the clul1 gene encoding clusterin-like protein 1 isoform X1, which translates into the protein MKLLLSLVLMVARTSILSSAAADQVEVISEDTLKQLSEDGEMLVSEELRRALYGVKQMREVMWRNEQKHEHLMKSLERSSDKKRGAAQLAKEVSERLEEAEEKCKDSLQSEWEECRPCLEDACKTFYTSTCRRGFASFSSKVENFFQRVSQRFGPREPPMAPGDILVNQDESLDDSETDVDQIEDSFNRVTSKVGFLVNRSISLASKMSNQLDKVLQRAFLNITNVLIEEATSEPFYPARDSGFLEGVGLEEVLESFFDFGTRVVEEFGAVVTQVFDDLHQAVKEKKQKEKATFSHFLQNRKLCRDLRRQTSECWQLQDKCEACQGALLTGEACSDEIRTFSPRSSSCSLFLECPSVRELHLELDEISQLLDVSKEQYNEILSIVQRHTDETVKWLSDKAAEYSWVAQAVSNSSTPQNIFHITTVAPGSRDEPNMSATETRVEVTVLNSPPLILTLPGELDLQDPAFIHYITQEALEKYKEMVQTEDN
- the clul1 gene encoding clusterin-like protein 1 isoform X3 is translated as MKLLLSLVLMVARTSILSSAAADQVEVISEDTLKQLSEDGEMLVSEELRRALYGVKQMREVMWRNEQKHEHLMKSLERSSDKKRGAAQLAKEVSERLEEAEEKCKDSLQSEWEECRPCLEDACKTFYTSTCRRGFASFSSKVENFFQRVSQRFGPREPPMAPGDILVNQDESLDDSETDVDQIEDSFNRVTSKVGFLVNRSISLASKMSNQLDKVLQRAFLNITNVLIEEATSEPFYPARDSGFLEGVGLEEVLESFFDFGTRVVEEFGAVVTQVFDDLHQAVKEKKQKEKATFSHFLQNRKLCRDLRRQTSECWQLQDKCEACQGALLTECPSVRELHLELDEISQLLDVSKEQYNEILSIVQRHTDETVKWLSDKAAEYSWVAQAVSNSSTPQNIFHITTVAPGSRDEPNMSATETRVEVTVLNSPPLILTLPGELDLQDPAFIHYITQEALEKYKEMVQTEDN
- the clul1 gene encoding clusterin-like protein 1 isoform X2, producing MKLLLSLVLMVARTSILSSAAADQVEVISEDTLKQLSEDGEMLVSEELRRALYGVKQMREVMWRNEQKHEHLMKSLERSSDKKRGAAQLAKEVSERLEEAEEKCKDSLQSEWEECRPCLEDACKTFYTSTCRRGFASFSSKVENFFQRVSQRFGPREPPMAPGDILVNQDESLDDSETDVDQIEDSFNRVTSKVGFLVNRSISLASKMSNQLDKVLQRAFLNITNVLIEEATSEPFYPARDSGFLEGVGLEEVLESFFDFGTRVVEEFGAVVTQVFDDLHQAVKEKKQKEKATFSHFLQNRKLCRDLRRQTSECWQLQDKCEACQGALLTGEACSDEIRTFSPRSSSCSLFLECPSVRELHLELDEISQLLDVSKEQYNEILSIVQRHTDETVKWLSDKAAEYSWVAQAVSNSSTPQNIFHITTVAPGSRDEPNMSATETRVEVTVLNSPPLILTLPGELDLQDPAFIHYITQEALEKYKEMVQ
- the clul1 gene encoding clusterin-like protein 1 isoform X4 — translated: MLVSEELRRALYGVKQMREVMWRNEQKHEHLMKSLERSSDKKRGAAQLAKEVSERLEEAEEKCKDSLQSEWEECRPCLEDACKTFYTSTCRRGFASFSSKVENFFQRVSQRFGPREPPMAPGDILVNQDESLDDSETDVDQIEDSFNRVTSKVGFLVNRSISLASKMSNQLDKVLQRAFLNITNVLIEEATSEPFYPARDSGFLEGVGLEEVLESFFDFGTRVVEEFGAVVTQVFDDLHQAVKEKKQKEKATFSHFLQNRKLCRDLRRQTSECWQLQDKCEACQGALLTGEACSDEIRTFSPRSSSCSLFLECPSVRELHLELDEISQLLDVSKEQYNEILSIVQRHTDETVKWLSDKAAEYSWVAQAVSNSSTPQNIFHITTVAPGSRDEPNMSATETRVEVTVLNSPPLILTLPGELDLQDPAFIHYITQEALEKYKEMVQTEDN